Proteins found in one Panicum hallii strain FIL2 chromosome 4, PHallii_v3.1, whole genome shotgun sequence genomic segment:
- the LOC112890233 gene encoding uncharacterized protein LOC112890233, with protein MASTAYSRPSKPPGPATGDRRGPRLAKELGKIEPKKLGIGLVAGCCLALLTYLSFARLFAIYSPVFDSSALVLRNAPPATTTVPATETPPVQQKTEVEEQKDVTDPEADPNMTNLPEATSKDEQEDPAATKPAPAATEAKITCDENGVDKGFPYARPPVCELTGDIRISPKEKTMYFVNPSGSGAGPFDANGEKKIRPFARKDDFLLPGVVEVTIKSVSSPEAAPQCTRRHDVPVVVFSVAGYTDNFFHDNTDVLIPLFLTTAHLKGEVQLLITNFKPWWVHKFTPLLKMLSNYDVINFDKDEGVHCFRAGHLGMYRDRDLIISPHPTRNPHNYSMVDYNRFLRRAFALPRDAPAVLGEETGAKPKMLIIERKGTRKLLNLREVSAMCEQLGFAVTVAEAGADVRGFAERVNAADVLLAVHGAGLTNQIFLPTGAVLVQIVPWGKMDWMATNFYGQPARDMRLRYVEYYVSEEETTLKDKYPRDHYVFKDPMRIHGQGWPAIAEIIMKQDVMVNMTRFKPFLLKALDELQE; from the exons ATGGCGTCAACGGCGTACTCGCGGCCGTCCAAGCCGCCGGGGCCGGCGACCGGCGACCGGAGAGGCCCGCGGCTTGCCAAGGAACTCGGCAAGATCGAGCCCAAGAAGCTGGGCATCGGGCTGGTGGCCGGCTGCTGCCTCGCGCTGCTGACCTACCTGTCCTTCGCCAGGCTCTTCGCTATCTACTCGCCAGTTTTCG ATAGCTCGGCCTTGGTGTTGAGAAACGCGCCGCCGGCAACGACGACGGTGCCGGCAACAGAGACCCCGCCGGTGCAGCAAAAGACCGAAGTGGAGGAGCAGAAAGATGTTACGGACCCTGAGGCGGATCCCAACATGACCAACTTACCAGAGGCCACAAGTAAGGATGAACAGGAGGACCCAGCGGCGACGAAGCCAG CTCCTGCTGCCACGGAGGCCAAGATCACCTGTGACGAGAACGGCGTTGACAAGGGCTTCCCGTACGCGCGCCCGCCGGTGTGCGAGCTCACCGGCGACATCCGGATCAGCCCCAAGGAGAAAACCATGTACTTCGTGAACCCGTCCGGGTCCGGCGCCGGCCCCTTCGACGCCAACGGCGAGAAGAAGATCCGCCCGTTCGCCCGCAAGGACGACTTCCTCCTCCCGGGCGTCGTGGAGGTCACGATCAAGTCCGTGTCCTCGCCCGAGGCCGCACCGCAGTGCACGCGGCGGCACGACGTCCCCGTGGTGGTCTTCTCCGTGGCCGGGTACACGGACAACTTCTTCCACGACAACACGGACGTGCTGATCCCGCTGTTCCTCACCACGGCGCACCTGAAGGGCGAGGTGCAGCTCCTCATCACCAACTTCAAGCCATGGTGGGTGCACAAGTTCACGCCGCTGCTCAAGATGCTCTCCAACTACGACGTGATCAACTTCGACAAGGACGAGGGGGTGCACTGCTTCCGGGCAGGCCACCTCGGGATGTACCGCGACCGCGACCTCATCATCTCCCCGCACCCGACGCGCAACCCGCACAACTACTCCATGGTCGACTACAACCGGTTCCTCCGCCGCGCCTTCGCCCTGCCCCGCGACGCCCCGGCCGTGCTCGGGGAGGAGACCGGCGCCAAGCCCAAGATGCTCATCATCGAGCGCAAGGGCACACGGAAGCTGCTCAACCTGCGGGAGGTGTCGGCGATGTGCGAGCAGCTCGGCTTCGCGGTGACCgtggcggaggccggcgctgaCGTGCGCGGCTTCGCGGAGCGCGTGAACGCGGCCGACGTGCTCCTAGCGGTGCACGGTGCCGGGCTGACGAACCAGATCTTCCTGCCGACGGGCGCCGTGCTGGTGCAGATCGTGCCGTGGGGGAAGATGGACTGGATGGCGACCAACTTCTACGGGCAGCCGGCGCGGGACATGCGGCTCCGGTATGTGGAGTACTACGTCTCGGAGGAGGAGACGACGCTCAAGGACAAGTACCCCAGGGACCACTACGTGTTCAAGGACCCAATGCGCATCCACGGGCAAGGATGGCCGGCGATCGCCGAGATCATCATGAAGCAGGATGTCATGGTCAACATGACAAGGTTCAAGCCGTTCTTGCTCAAGGCGCTCGACGAGTTGCAGGAGTAG